In one window of Azospirillaceae bacterium DNA:
- a CDS encoding TRAP transporter large permease subunit, producing MTVAVFLGSLLGSMAFGLPIAFALIVCAVAIMLYQGSFDAQVVAQNMIVGADSFPLLAIPFFMLAGELMTVGGMSRRIVDMSLAWVGHIRGGLGIVTVMAAIIMASLSGSAAADTAALASILIPMMRNAGYNVPRSCGLIAAGGIIAPVIPPSIGYILFGVAANVSISRLFLAGIVPGILMAASLLVAWMIVVRRDRVQVLPRQGMRARGRALVDAFWALLMPVIILAGIRFGVFTPTEAAVVAAVYALLVGLFIYRELTPALIYHAFLSAAKTTAVVMFLAAAAFVSAWLIASANIPQEVAEMLAPFMDNKTLLMFVLMAIVLVVGTALDFTPTVLILTPVLMPVVRQAGIDPVYFGVLFIMNNAIGLITPPVGIVLNIVAGIAKEPLGRVITGVMPFLIAQSLVLLLLILFPQIVLVPLNFLR from the coding sequence ATGACCGTCGCCGTCTTCCTGGGATCGCTGCTGGGCTCGATGGCGTTCGGCCTGCCCATCGCCTTCGCGCTGATCGTCTGCGCCGTCGCCATCATGCTCTACCAGGGCAGCTTCGACGCCCAGGTGGTGGCCCAGAACATGATCGTGGGCGCCGACAGCTTCCCGCTGCTGGCGATCCCTTTCTTCATGCTGGCCGGCGAGCTGATGACGGTGGGCGGCATGTCGCGCCGGATCGTCGACATGTCGCTGGCCTGGGTCGGACACATCCGCGGCGGCCTGGGCATCGTCACGGTGATGGCGGCCATCATCATGGCGAGCCTGTCCGGGTCTGCCGCCGCCGACACGGCCGCGCTCGCCTCGATCCTGATCCCCATGATGCGCAACGCCGGCTACAACGTTCCGCGGAGCTGCGGCCTGATCGCGGCGGGCGGGATCATCGCGCCGGTGATCCCGCCGTCCATCGGCTACATCCTGTTCGGCGTGGCCGCCAACGTGTCGATCTCGCGCCTGTTCCTGGCCGGGATCGTGCCCGGGATCCTGATGGCCGCGTCGCTGCTCGTCGCCTGGATGATCGTGGTGCGCCGGGACCGGGTCCAGGTGCTGCCCCGGCAGGGCATGCGCGCACGCGGGCGTGCCCTGGTGGACGCCTTCTGGGCGCTTCTGATGCCCGTCATCATCCTGGCCGGCATCCGGTTCGGCGTGTTCACCCCGACCGAGGCGGCGGTGGTGGCGGCGGTCTATGCCCTGCTCGTGGGTCTGTTCATCTACCGCGAACTGACGCCGGCCCTGATCTACCACGCGTTCCTGAGCGCGGCGAAGACCACGGCGGTGGTCATGTTCCTGGCGGCGGCGGCGTTCGTGTCCGCCTGGCTGATCGCCAGCGCCAACATCCCGCAGGAAGTGGCGGAGATGCTGGCGCCGTTCATGGACAACAAGACGCTCCTGATGTTCGTGCTGATGGCGATCGTGCTGGTGGTCGGCACGGCGCTGGACTTCACCCCGACGGTGCTGATCCTGACGCCCGTGCTGATGCCGGTGGTGCGGCAGGCCGGCATCGATCCGGTCTATTTCGGCGTCCTGTTCATCATGAACAACGCCATCGGCCTGATCACCCCGCCGGTCGGCATCGTGCTGAACATCGTCGCCGGCATCGCGAAGGAGCCGCTGGGCCGGGTGATCACGGGCGTCATGCCGTTCCTGATCGCCCAGTCGCTCGTGCTGCTCCTGCTCATCCTCTTCCCCCAGATCGTGCTCGTTCCGCTGAATTTCCTGCGGTAG
- a CDS encoding mandelate racemase/muconate lactonizing enzyme family protein, which yields MRITRLETVRTAEFPNILWVRLHTDEGLVGLGETFFLTRTVEAYLHEYAAPRLLGQDPSRIDALARALVGYVGFRGTGAEVRGNSAVDIALWDLLGKATGRPVVDLLGGRTRDRIRTYNTCAGTHYVRDANAQAVRNWGLEKGERKTYDDLNAFLTRADELAEDLLSEGITAMKIWPFDIPAERTDGAWISAADLTAALEPFEKIRRAVGDRMDIMVEFHSMWRLLPAIRIAKALAPYGTFWHEDPVKMDCMATVRRYAEHSPAPVCASETLGGRADFLELFDAGILGVVMLDLGWCGGLSEARRIAAMAETRHLPIAPHDCTGPVVLTASTHLSLNAPNALVQESVRAFLRTWYRDLVTALPVVEDGFITVPEGPGLGLDLHPDLDRQFTVTRLVSEAA from the coding sequence ATGAGGATCACCCGGCTGGAAACCGTGCGAACCGCGGAATTCCCGAACATCCTGTGGGTGCGCCTGCACACGGACGAGGGGCTGGTCGGCCTTGGCGAAACGTTCTTCCTGACCCGGACGGTCGAGGCCTATCTGCACGAATACGCGGCCCCGCGCCTGCTGGGGCAGGACCCGTCGCGCATCGACGCCCTCGCCCGCGCCCTGGTGGGCTATGTCGGGTTCCGCGGGACGGGGGCCGAAGTGCGGGGCAATTCCGCCGTGGACATCGCGCTGTGGGACCTGCTGGGCAAGGCGACCGGGCGGCCCGTGGTGGACCTGCTGGGCGGGCGCACCCGCGACCGCATCCGCACCTACAACACCTGCGCCGGCACCCACTATGTGCGCGACGCCAATGCCCAGGCGGTGCGCAACTGGGGCCTGGAGAAGGGCGAGCGCAAGACCTACGACGACCTGAACGCCTTTCTGACCCGCGCGGACGAGTTGGCCGAGGACCTGCTGTCCGAAGGCATCACCGCCATGAAGATCTGGCCGTTCGACATCCCGGCGGAAAGGACGGACGGCGCCTGGATTTCGGCCGCCGACCTGACGGCCGCGCTGGAGCCGTTCGAGAAGATCCGCCGGGCCGTCGGCGACCGCATGGACATCATGGTGGAATTCCACTCCATGTGGCGGCTGTTGCCGGCCATCCGGATCGCCAAGGCGCTGGCCCCGTACGGCACCTTCTGGCACGAGGACCCGGTCAAGATGGACTGCATGGCGACGGTCCGCCGCTATGCCGAGCACTCCCCCGCCCCGGTCTGCGCGTCGGAAACGCTGGGCGGCCGGGCGGATTTCCTGGAATTGTTCGATGCCGGCATCCTGGGCGTGGTGATGCTGGACCTCGGCTGGTGCGGCGGCCTGTCCGAAGCGCGCCGGATCGCCGCGATGGCCGAAACCCGCCATCTGCCCATCGCCCCGCACGACTGCACCGGGCCGGTGGTCCTGACCGCCTCCACCCATCTGTCGCTGAACGCGCCCAACGCGCTGGTGCAGGAGTCCGTGCGCGCCTTCCTGCGCACCTGGTACCGGGACCTCGTGACCGCCCTGCCGGTGGTCGAGGACGGCTTCATCACGGTGCCCGAAGGCCCCGGCCTGGGACTGGACCTGCATCCGGATCTCGACCGGCAGTTCACCGTGACCCGGCTGGTCTCCGAAGCGGCTTGA
- a CDS encoding TRAP transporter small permease, with amino-acid sequence MAERRTGGAADPHLSLAPDTRRGAAGGFDRFVDFGFRLLEVLMVVLLAGMVVMVFGNVVLRYAFNSGLNVSEEMSRYFFVWLIFLGAVVAFREHGHLGVDTLVLMLPPAGRVVCEVVSDLLILACCAILAWGTWVQAAVSASAVSPVTQMPMIWVNGVGLFTGGAIAVMTLARLARTFMGRRDPLPGEGLSDEERSAEVARAARSGRLTE; translated from the coding sequence ATGGCGGAGCGGCGCACTGGCGGCGCGGCGGATCCGCACCTGTCGCTGGCCCCCGACACCCGTCGGGGTGCGGCCGGTGGCTTCGATCGCTTCGTCGATTTCGGCTTCCGGCTGCTGGAGGTCCTGATGGTCGTCCTGCTGGCCGGCATGGTCGTGATGGTCTTCGGCAATGTCGTGCTGCGCTATGCCTTCAACTCCGGCCTCAACGTGTCGGAGGAGATGTCGCGCTACTTCTTCGTCTGGCTGATCTTCCTGGGCGCGGTGGTGGCGTTCCGCGAGCACGGGCACCTGGGGGTGGACACGCTGGTGTTGATGCTGCCGCCGGCCGGCCGCGTGGTGTGCGAGGTGGTCAGCGATCTTCTGATCCTCGCCTGCTGCGCCATTCTGGCCTGGGGCACGTGGGTGCAGGCGGCCGTCAGCGCCAGTGCCGTTTCCCCGGTCACGCAGATGCCCATGATCTGGGTGAACGGGGTGGGGCTGTTCACCGGCGGGGCCATCGCGGTGATGACACTGGCGCGGCTGGCCCGCACGTTCATGGGCCGGCGCGACCCGTTGCCGGGCGAGGGGCTGAGCGACGAGGAGCGCAGCGCCGAGGTCGCCCGTGCGGCGCGGTCGGGGAGGCTGACGGAATGA
- a CDS encoding sugar kinase codes for MTGTLGHGGRMLAIGECMIELARRPDGLMAAGFGGDTLNTAVYLARLGVAVDYGTALGDGDPFSGGMLVAWAAEGVGTERVVRVPGRLPGLYAIETDDAGERRFFYWRDRAPIRDLFARSEGARLLDGLPGYAMVYLSGITLAVIGAAGRTALWPALDKARAAGTRIAFDSNFRPALWPDLDEAREAYSQALARTDLAFPGMADERAVFGDADADAVAARVTAAGVAEVVIKLDRPACRVLAAGRDEVVEAPPVAQVVDTTAAGDSFSAAYMAARLDGADLSVAARAGHRLAGVVIGHRGAIIPKAATPALPDLLRP; via the coding sequence ATGACGGGAACCCTGGGGCACGGCGGGCGGATGCTTGCGATCGGCGAATGCATGATCGAACTGGCGCGCCGGCCGGATGGTCTGATGGCGGCGGGTTTCGGTGGGGACACGCTGAACACGGCCGTCTATTTGGCCCGCCTCGGCGTTGCCGTCGATTACGGCACGGCGCTGGGCGACGGGGACCCGTTCAGCGGTGGCATGCTCGTGGCCTGGGCGGCCGAAGGGGTGGGCACGGAACGGGTGGTCCGGGTTCCCGGCCGCCTTCCCGGCCTCTACGCCATCGAGACCGACGACGCGGGCGAGCGGCGCTTCTTCTACTGGCGCGACCGGGCCCCGATCCGCGACCTGTTCGCCCGGTCCGAAGGAGCCCGCCTGCTGGACGGATTGCCCGGCTACGCCATGGTGTACCTGTCCGGCATCACGCTGGCCGTGATCGGTGCCGCGGGGCGGACGGCCCTTTGGCCCGCGCTCGACAAGGCGCGGGCGGCGGGCACCCGCATCGCCTTCGACAGCAATTTCCGGCCGGCGCTCTGGCCCGACCTGGACGAGGCGCGCGAGGCCTACAGCCAAGCCCTTGCGCGGACCGACCTCGCCTTTCCGGGGATGGCCGACGAGCGCGCGGTCTTCGGGGATGCCGACGCGGACGCCGTTGCCGCGCGCGTGACCGCGGCCGGCGTGGCGGAGGTGGTCATAAAGCTCGACCGCCCGGCCTGCCGGGTGCTGGCCGCCGGGCGGGACGAGGTGGTGGAGGCACCGCCGGTCGCCCAGGTGGTCGACACCACGGCGGCGGGCGACAGCTTCAGCGCCGCCTACATGGCCGCGCGCCTGGACGGCGCCGACCTGTCGGTGGCGGCACGCGCGGGCCACCGGCTGGCCGGTGTGGTCATCGGCCATCGCGGCGCCATCATTCCCAAGGCGGCGACACCGGCGCTGCCCGACCTGCTGCGCCCCTGA
- the eda gene encoding bifunctional 4-hydroxy-2-oxoglutarate aldolase/2-dehydro-3-deoxy-phosphogluconate aldolase, with protein MHRPRTSDLLPPKSVIPVVTLARAEDAVPLAEALLAGGVKAIEITLRTDAAFAAAEAIARHVPGVVLGIGTCVEPDQFARARDAGARFLVSPGFTPALDTAAAGTGLPWLPGVATASEALAARAAGHRELKLFPANVAGGPGMLSALGAILPDLRFCPTGGVTADNLAAYRDLPNVFAVGGSWLAPADALRERRWDLVEAAAKVARTALG; from the coding sequence ATGCACCGCCCGCGCACTTCGGACCTTCTGCCGCCGAAATCCGTGATCCCGGTCGTCACCCTGGCCCGGGCCGAGGACGCGGTGCCCTTGGCCGAAGCCCTGCTGGCCGGAGGGGTGAAGGCCATCGAGATCACCTTGCGCACCGATGCGGCGTTCGCGGCGGCCGAAGCCATCGCCCGGCACGTGCCGGGCGTGGTGCTGGGCATCGGCACGTGCGTGGAACCCGACCAGTTCGCCCGGGCGCGGGACGCCGGGGCCCGGTTCCTGGTCAGTCCCGGCTTCACGCCGGCGCTGGATACGGCGGCCGCGGGCACCGGTCTGCCCTGGCTGCCCGGTGTCGCCACCGCGTCCGAAGCGCTGGCGGCGCGCGCGGCCGGGCACCGTGAACTGAAGCTGTTTCCCGCCAATGTGGCAGGCGGTCCCGGCATGCTGTCGGCGCTCGGCGCCATCCTGCCCGACCTGCGCTTCTGCCCGACGGGGGGCGTGACGGCGGACAATCTGGCCGCCTATCGCGACCTTCCCAACGTGTTCGCCGTCGGCGGAAGCTGGCTCGCTCCGGCGGACGCCCTGCGCGAGCGGCGCTGGGACCTGGTCGAGGCCGCCGCCAAGGTGGCC
- a CDS encoding LysR family transcriptional regulator yields the protein MTDRKRTAALDWEDVRYFLALARSGTLSGAARALRVNHATVARRIGALEAALGKVLFDRRADGYGLSPHGQAALAAAMAMEQSALALPESIEAGAFNGVVRLTTIRSIAHVFLIDRLGAFRREHPGIVLEILTDTRVMSLARREADIALRIGRPKDSGLVGRKLADLHYAYYAAPAVADALADGASAPLIAYDVDAEGIAEAAWLEKRAGGLPIAFRANSGEAQAAAARAGFGVAMLPRYIGDTDARLREVPFGEAHPPRELWLLSPRELARTARVRAVLDAVTDILAEHRDVIEGRTHAGTPAGTLVGLPGPQG from the coding sequence ATGACGGATCGAAAACGCACAGCCGCGCTGGACTGGGAGGACGTCCGTTACTTCCTCGCCCTGGCCCGGTCGGGAACCCTGTCCGGGGCGGCACGGGCCTTGCGCGTGAACCATGCGACGGTCGCGCGCCGGATCGGTGCGCTGGAAGCCGCGCTGGGGAAGGTTCTGTTCGACCGGCGGGCGGACGGTTACGGCCTTTCCCCGCACGGGCAGGCGGCGCTCGCGGCCGCGATGGCGATGGAGCAGTCGGCGCTGGCGCTGCCCGAAAGCATCGAGGCCGGCGCCTTCAACGGCGTCGTGCGCCTGACCACCATCCGCTCGATCGCCCATGTGTTCCTGATCGACCGCCTGGGGGCGTTCCGGCGGGAGCATCCGGGCATCGTCCTGGAAATACTCACCGACACCCGTGTCATGAGCCTCGCGCGCCGGGAGGCCGACATCGCCTTGCGGATCGGGCGCCCCAAGGACAGCGGGCTCGTCGGCCGCAAGCTCGCCGATCTCCACTACGCCTATTACGCGGCCCCCGCGGTTGCCGACGCGCTCGCGGACGGCGCATCCGCCCCGCTGATCGCATACGACGTCGATGCCGAGGGCATTGCGGAGGCCGCCTGGCTCGAGAAGCGGGCCGGCGGACTGCCGATCGCCTTCCGCGCCAACAGCGGAGAGGCCCAGGCCGCCGCGGCGAGGGCGGGTTTCGGTGTCGCGATGCTGCCCCGCTACATCGGCGACACGGACGCCCGGCTCCGCGAGGTCCCGTTCGGGGAGGCGCACCCGCCGCGCGAACTCTGGCTGCTCAGCCCGCGCGAACTGGCCCGGACGGCGCGGGTCCGGGCGGTTCTCGATGCGGTCACGGACATCCTGGCGGAGCACCGGGACGTGATCGAGGGGCGGACGCACGCCGGGACACCCGCCGGGACACTCGTCGGGCTGCCTGGGCCGCAGGGTTGA
- a CDS encoding AzlC family ABC transporter permease, whose amino-acid sequence MDRWTNGIGLGVRWGFPFAVSTGLYGAVFGWLCAQKGLPWHMAALMSATTFSGTAQLTTLQFWTEPLPIAAILVAAASVNARYIAMGAVLRPVLTPPSGRSNLGNYGSLALLTDAAWLLTLRASESGRDPRGVLLGSSLVIYFGWVAGTVVGHRLPLASGGTVGLAAGFLALTMFAAMLPGLWRGVRDLPAWIVASIVAAVAQPWLGTGWAVLAGGFVGALTRMLSHDE is encoded by the coding sequence ATGGACCGGTGGACGAACGGCATCGGCCTGGGGGTTCGGTGGGGGTTTCCCTTCGCGGTCAGCACGGGCCTCTACGGAGCCGTCTTCGGCTGGCTCTGCGCCCAGAAAGGGCTGCCCTGGCACATGGCGGCCCTGATGAGCGCCACCACGTTCTCCGGCACGGCGCAGCTCACCACGCTTCAGTTCTGGACCGAGCCGTTGCCCATCGCGGCCATTCTGGTGGCGGCGGCGTCGGTCAACGCACGGTACATCGCCATGGGTGCCGTGCTGCGGCCGGTGCTGACGCCGCCGTCCGGCCGGTCCAACCTGGGAAACTACGGCTCGCTGGCGCTGCTGACGGATGCCGCTTGGCTGCTGACCCTGCGCGCGTCGGAAAGCGGGCGCGACCCACGGGGCGTGCTGCTCGGCAGCAGTTTGGTTATTTATTTCGGGTGGGTCGCCGGAACGGTGGTCGGACACCGGCTTCCGCTCGCATCGGGCGGAACCGTGGGTCTGGCCGCGGGCTTCCTGGCGCTCACCATGTTCGCCGCGATGCTGCCCGGGTTGTGGCGGGGCGTGCGCGACTTACCCGCCTGGATCGTCGCCTCGATCGTCGCGGCCGTGGCGCAGCCATGGCTGGGAACGGGCTGGGCCGTGCTCGCCGGCGGTTTCGTCGGCGCATTGACGCGGATGCTGTCCCATGACGAGTGA
- a CDS encoding cysteine hydrolase family protein — protein sequence MTQITAERPKTLLQLAGAKLRPPALDQSVLVLVDVQNEYVDGVLPLAGVDAAINDAARLLASARAAGTPVIHVVHHSVPGGPAFAPDTRGAEIVPELTPLPSEEVIVKRAPNAFANTPLRARLEHYAETGRTSMILAGFMTHMCISSTARAALDLGIPTTVVAGATATRDLPDPLGGAIKAETVQATALAELADRFACVVADADALAEASVP from the coding sequence ATGACCCAAATCACCGCCGAACGCCCCAAGACGCTTCTCCAGCTCGCCGGCGCCAAGCTCCGGCCGCCCGCCCTCGACCAGTCCGTCCTTGTCCTCGTCGATGTGCAGAACGAATACGTGGACGGCGTGCTGCCGCTCGCCGGGGTGGATGCCGCGATCAACGACGCGGCCCGCCTGCTGGCATCGGCACGCGCCGCGGGGACCCCGGTCATCCACGTTGTCCATCATTCGGTGCCGGGCGGGCCGGCCTTCGCGCCGGACACACGCGGCGCGGAGATCGTGCCGGAGCTGACGCCGCTTCCGTCGGAAGAGGTGATCGTGAAGCGGGCGCCGAACGCGTTCGCGAACACGCCGCTCCGCGCGCGGCTGGAGCATTACGCGGAAACGGGGCGGACCTCGATGATCCTGGCGGGGTTCATGACGCACATGTGCATCAGCTCGACCGCGCGGGCGGCGCTCGACCTCGGCATTCCGACGACGGTCGTCGCCGGCGCGACGGCGACCCGCGATCTGCCCGATCCGCTCGGCGGCGCGATCAAGGCCGAAACCGTTCAGGCGACCGCACTGGCCGAACTGGCCGACCGGTTCGCCTGTGTCGTCGCGGACGCCGACGCGCTGGCGGAAGCCTCCGTCCCATGA
- a CDS encoding TRAP transporter substrate-binding protein encodes MKLRTILATAAAGLALLASLPASAQFQQRTVRVSNGVNQDHPVGNGLAKMAACAAQRTNNQMRIQGFWGAALGNDLQATQALRSGTLEMVITSTSPLVGIQPALGVFDLPFLFSDEKEADTVLDGEFGRYMSEKMEPLGLVNLAYWENGFRNTTNSRKPITKWEDFNGVKMRVMQNNVFLDTFKAMGANAVPMAFGEVFNALETRAIDGQENPFVTIDTSKFYEVQKYLSVTRHAYTPFMVLVSKRIFDTYSPQEQEVLRTCAIEGRDEQRRVSREQEQQALQRLRQAGMQINELSPQERTRMREQAKDVYTRHGETIGEETVNRMMAALEQARQTR; translated from the coding sequence ATGAAGCTTCGCACCATCCTCGCCACCGCGGCGGCCGGCTTGGCGCTCCTGGCATCGCTGCCCGCGTCGGCCCAGTTCCAGCAGCGGACCGTCCGCGTCTCGAACGGTGTCAACCAAGACCACCCGGTGGGCAACGGCTTGGCCAAGATGGCCGCCTGCGCCGCCCAACGCACCAACAACCAGATGCGCATCCAGGGCTTCTGGGGGGCCGCCCTGGGCAACGACCTCCAGGCCACCCAGGCGCTGCGCAGCGGCACGCTGGAAATGGTGATCACCTCCACCTCGCCGCTGGTCGGCATCCAACCGGCGCTGGGGGTGTTCGACCTGCCGTTCCTGTTCTCCGACGAGAAGGAGGCCGACACCGTCCTGGACGGCGAGTTCGGCCGGTACATGTCGGAAAAGATGGAGCCGCTGGGCCTGGTGAACCTGGCCTATTGGGAGAACGGGTTCCGCAACACCACCAACTCGCGCAAACCCATCACCAAGTGGGAGGACTTCAACGGCGTGAAGATGCGGGTCATGCAGAACAACGTCTTCCTCGACACCTTCAAGGCCATGGGCGCCAACGCCGTGCCCATGGCCTTCGGCGAGGTGTTCAACGCGCTGGAGACCCGCGCCATCGACGGCCAGGAGAACCCGTTCGTCACCATCGACACCTCGAAGTTCTACGAGGTGCAGAAATACCTGTCGGTGACGCGCCACGCCTACACGCCGTTCATGGTCCTGGTCTCCAAGCGGATCTTCGACACCTACTCCCCGCAGGAGCAGGAGGTGCTGCGCACCTGCGCCATCGAGGGCCGCGACGAGCAACGCCGGGTCTCGCGCGAGCAGGAGCAGCAGGCGCTCCAGCGGCTGCGTCAGGCGGGCATGCAGATCAACGAACTGTCCCCGCAGGAGCGCACCCGCATGCGCGAGCAGGCCAAGGACGTCTACACCCGCCACGGCGAAACCATCGGCGAGGAGACGGTGAACCGCATGATGGCGGCGCTCGAACAGGCCCGCCAGACCCGGTGA
- a CDS encoding AzlD domain-containing protein yields the protein MTSETASFALILGLGLVCFAVRAGGFLVAGLLPMPPVLLRLLKHLPGALLAAMVTATALSFEGWAGPLGAAVSVATMAATRNELVSGLIGAGAAALALSMGG from the coding sequence ATGACGAGTGAGACCGCGTCCTTCGCCCTGATCCTGGGATTGGGGCTGGTCTGCTTCGCGGTGCGCGCGGGCGGCTTCCTGGTCGCGGGCCTCCTGCCCATGCCCCCGGTGCTGCTGCGCCTGCTGAAGCACCTGCCCGGCGCCCTGCTGGCCGCGATGGTGACCGCCACCGCCCTGTCCTTCGAAGGCTGGGCCGGCCCCCTTGGCGCGGCCGTCAGCGTCGCCACCATGGCGGCGACGCGCAACGAGCTGGTATCGGGCCTGATCGGCGCGGGGGCGGCGGCCCTGGCCCTTTCGATGGGCGGATAG